Part of the Etheostoma cragini isolate CJK2018 chromosome 8, CSU_Ecrag_1.0, whole genome shotgun sequence genome, TGGGAGACATCGAGTTCTCCAACAGATACGCAGAGTTCTTACGATCTAAAGCCAAACACAACTCCATCTGCGCTGTCCTGCGCCGCATGCAGGGCGTCAGGAGGAGGTGAGACACGCcagacacacaccagacacacaccggacacacaccagacacacgCNNNNNNNNNNNNNNNNNNNNNNNNNNNNNNNNNNNNNNNNNNNNNNNNNNNNNNNNNNNNNNNNNNNNNNNNNNNNNNNNNNNNNNNNNNNNNNNNNNNNCAGACACACACACCGGACACACGCCAGACACACGCCGGACACACACCGGACACACGCCGGACACACACCGGACACACACCGGACACACACCTGACTCATACCGGACACACACCAACCACAGTCCAGCTTGTAGCTGCTCAGGCCATTGAAAATAATCCACTCTCCAACTGAAATCCATCTTTGTTTGAGTGATGTGATATCAATAAACAACATCCCCGAATCTTAAAATTTACACCTTTTCACCATCGGTGTGTAACCCACCATTAACATTTTGGGAACGGATTGTCAATTAACCTGGTGCTTTATAAAACTATAGGTTTCAGGGTTGCTTCTTGCTTTTACAATTGCAGCAGAAgttctctgagaatctcttttaTAACTCAGCAAAATTGGTATTGGAACTGAGATCTTCCCAAccaaatttattttgaattttgggACCTTGTGATTCAGAAGTGAATCAATTCAGGAAATCCTCGCGATACTCGGCCCTAATAttcaatgaatgaaaatataatttaactAGAGTAAagttaatgaaaaaacaacattacagcATTATCAGTTAGTGATTAGTTTagtccaaagtaaaaaaaaatttacttgGATGTTGTAGTAAAAAGTAGGttttcccaaaataaaaatgtgatttgtactaaagtaaaaaaaaaaaaaaaaaaaagattcacgaACTCGataataaacaacatttttactttgtccggatgtaatttttttttcttggacagaagaaatattttgattgatattaaataaataaattaagttttaactaaatcaaaaaatatagtttgagaaaaattaataaattaagcTGTAACAAATCACAGCAATGTTTTGAGGTTGGTTcaaagtataatttttttttagtgcaCTACTAATGTgatatgatttattttctaCTGAATCAACATATTGTGTTAATACAACTTGACCTGTTTCTGTGTACAAACTTAAAGCGTTTAAGGGTTTCCATGCAAATTTCTTGTAAAGTCAACTAATTCAGGATAACTGTGGTCCTCTTTGCAGGTTGGATTAATAAAAGCCACAGAGTTTGTTTGAGAATTGAAGTTTTCCTCCCCAGCAGTAAATAGACAAATAGTAATGGAGACTCTATGttatgagaaagagagagagagagagaaagagagagagagagagagagagatgccaACTCAAGGagaaatatttgattttatatttttttatttgtaagagAGTGTGTACAGTGATGACcgaaagagaaaataatgatGATTTTATGCCTTTATGAATTGCACAGTTAAACACGAGTTCTGTTGTTTTCTATCCAACGCTTGGGGTTGTTtcttttagatagatagatagatagatagatgtttattgatcccaagaaaagtgggaaattccggtgttactgcagcaaaatcagtcacaaagcacagaatataaatataaatgaaatactcggaaaaatatacatacatacaatatacatgaaataataatatgaataaagtaaaaagaacaaatatttgaatatgtacaggatggggaaaaaaaagtgcaactgcttaaataatatgctcaaatgttaaaatgtatactacatgtaaatgtttatgttttatgtccAAAGCGGTGTGGGAGGAGACATGGAGAAGGTGAACCTGCTGCTGAAAGAGTACATGTGTCCCTCCGTCTACAGCAGCTGGCCGACCGAcctgtagaagaagaagaaaaaataaataaataaagggattAAAGTTGATGTTAGAGGGACAAACAGTGTTGCTGATGTTCTGAAATAAAGCTTGTTATATGTGGATGTAATCATATTTAATATGTAATGTGTAAACACAGATatctttgttattaaaatgCGTTTTATCAAGTATGTTACGTGTGTTTTAGTATTGGAGAATTTCACGTTGACGTcgggctacaccacacatacattctgggagAGTAGGGGTAGAAACAGCTTTGggatttttgcatttctttaaaccagtggttcccaaaccttttcagctcaagacccaaaagagaaatttgttGTCTacccccgggacccaaatttacaaaaatacaccatgaatcattgtaacatctacatttgaaactgtggacaaaagacggaacaaaccatgaacttaaattttatgaaatatatttatgccattataaaagtaaacagaaaaagtctctattctcctttctgtgtctcaaccctttctcaactcattttcttatcccctccaaggataagagaagagagagagaaaactcccccccccccaaccctaaGTTTGTGAAacattgctttaaaccaatcacaatcgtcttggacCGGTGCCTTGTTTCACTACTCAACATTTCTCCAAAACTTGCCGTTTAGcgtgtagcatgctagctcaaactttgttgtgttttccccaaagtgaagggattttgagaacggcaacacacagagagcggaaggaGAGGGAAATAACAAGTTTGCGATGTGTGTTCAtgtccaaaaacctgttgaaatcCAAGTGTTTCCTAAGGGTTTAAAGTAGCtctggttttccttttttcctttaaaaaaatctcttcCGCATGTCTACCGCAGTCCTGGAAACTGTTAGCCGGTTGGTTTTTGTCCAACAACCATAGCAACTCACAGAGCTAACTTTAAGTCGTTAACTGTCAAAAACTGCGGTAAAAACCCAGATTGAGATACGCACTGAATTTCCTGAACACATGTCGAAAGAATGCTTCTTAAACCCGGCATATCGCCCATGTATGAATCCAATAGTACTATATTTGTAAAAAGGCCCTTTTCAGAAAATGCAAATAGaaaatgctgtttacatgacctgtaacAAACTCAGAATATTGTCAAATGTTGAATATAGTGGAGTATcattgtgcatgtaaacatactcattGACACGATTGGAGAATTAGCGTCAACTAATACTCATCTCAATAAACACACTCCTAATATTCCCATTGCAGTAGAGGGTGGAAACTTTTAAAACCATTCAATCTTTATCTGGATGTGTTAATTTGATGAGGAAAAGACGATGTTGATGCAGGAGTAAATGCACGTTGCATGCATTCTGAGCAGATCTCACGTGTAAAAGTACCGTGCATATTATTAGGAAAGACATCTGCTCAGCTAGTTTGAAAGGCCGTCAGACTCTTCGCCTCTTTGCCTCTTCCAGCTATCTGAAAGGCAGAGTTGGGTAATGCTGAAAAACTAACAAGATTTGAGAGTAGCGTCTGAGCTCTGTCTGACCCCTCCAATGGAAGCAATACTGCGTTGCTGCTTCGGAGCAGAGTGGCGAAAGAAACGTAATTTCACTCTTCAAACTACCTCATGTCTCTGAGGCAACTTTCTCTGAGTTTTGTCCTCCATTCTTCAGGAGACTCGCAGTAACTCCAGCAGCACCAAGTCTAACAGAAAAGGTGTATATTGGAAATAGTTACAGTACCAACCTTGTCTTAAAGCAAGCCTAAATCTGCaattatgaatataaatatcCTCAAACTATAGAATTTGATTTACCTGGGATTTTTCTACATCAGAAAGTTGATGTATGGATGTATGAATCAATACAAGAAGGACAGAAGGTCCACTTGAATCAAAGTCTAggatctaatctaatctttgAATCTAATCTAGTGTGTGAGAAATTTAGGTTTGAGTTcagttttaatgtatttaaagacTAATAAAATCGTTTACAATTTGCCAGACCTGACTAAACTACAATGAGATTTTTCAGTGACATGCTTGACCGGCCTGCCCACGTCTTAGACATATCCCATAAACACCTGCGCTGTTGTGCATCACTGATGGTTTCATTAGGACATTTCTGAGCAGCTTAAAAGCCGTAGAGCTCCTCAGAGAACCAAGCAGCAACGGATGtcactaagtacatttactcaacaaCTGGTTTTCATCACAGAGGggacttttgtactttttactccactacattaatctgacagctttagataCTTTTCAATGACAGTTTTTCATCCCCTTcatgtccagtgaaaaccatgcatttccagatgtgttgatgttgaatttAAGTAATAAACTGAATGATGAAGTGTCCCTTTATGTGTTGAGTAGATGTTAGTCTATGGCCACAACATTCCACTTCGGGGATTGGCCTCGttctgccggaaattccgccggatgtcttttttttgcatgtccATTTTCGTtaccttccttttttttgtgtgttgtctttttaaactccggtggatttgtgaggactatggttacctggtcctcagatctctgcagggtaaatccagacagctagctagactatctgtccaatctgaggactatggtaacctggtcctcagatctctgcagggtaaatccagacagctagctagactatctgtccaatctgagttttttgttgcacaactgattggcttaaagaaatgcaaataaaccagagcacgtttttctcccatccaggaatgctgtgtggactcgccagaccttcctgtgCAGCGccgtggaagaaggtctggcaatgcgagactaagtCGAAGTTGACTTTTCAAAGAGATGTGGTCCTCACAGGACAGCAATGCTCAACCATGTATGTTTTGAGCGTAAAATGAAGAAATTATTTGTTGGAAAACTTAATCCTAGCTATCATTATTCATTTGTTCCACTTGCATACGTGTTAACCATGATATGCTCAAGTTGAGCCAATCAAATCAAAGACAATCtgtcaccaaaaaaaaaaaagatcttataTGACTTACCAGCACAAACCGATGCGtgttatgtttttatgacaGGGAAAAGTCCACTGAAGCCATAAAGCCGAGCAGATAAGGCGAGGACTTGGACAGACGAGGATCAGTTCACACAGGAGAGACGGAGACATGGACGGGATTCATCCACACTTCACCTGGAGGACCTTCTTCAGCTTTCTTCTTCTGATGCTGCTTCAAACGTCCACTGATGCCCAGAGCAGTGAGTACTGGAACAGGCTGGCTTGTTTTATCTCTGACTAGTAACAGGCTGCTGTGTACgcacagacataaaacatgtaCAGGTGGAATAAAACCAGAGGAAAAGCTCAGGGGACTAAAACAGGCCGGCTTGTTTTATCTATGACTTACAGAAACTAGTAGCCGTCTGTAACAGTAGTATGTAACATttcacatacagacagacagagctgttCTAACTACTCACAACgtaaaaaaatgtacaggtgGATTAAAACCAGAGGAAAAGCTCAGGGGAAAGAAACAGGAAGACATTTGACATTATGACAGCGCAGTGGAAAGTTGGTGTGGAGGCCAGAGAGGCGACGGGTGGAGACATTCAACTTAAGATTTTAAACTATGATGATTCATCAATTTATTTATGAGTAAATTTGGGCTTGTTTTATCCTCCCATTGACCATGCACTTGTTGTCTTCTGTTGTTCAACTTCACTCCAACTTACTACCACTACtttaacacttctttttttggaataatggtcaataaacctcatttgtatgAAGGTATACCTTATTATGagtaacaacaaaaataatttaataagttattttgactaatagagATCAGAGGAACCTATGTTGATAGAGGATCACAGACtggtatatgtcaaagtttagacaggatactgttttaaacccttacatttttttttaaatagcagaACATAATCCCACCTGTTGTTCTCCTCGGGTTAAAATTGACCCGATTTGATTTGCCAGTGTATTACagtgtattattattgttattattaagcAGTCAGGAAAAACATcatcacattcattttatgtgaggcaaaaaaatgaaacgtTTTAAAACAAGTTCtaaaaaatctgtaaattgtTTCCGGGACCAACCTGACCTGTTAATAAAAGACTTGCAACGTGGCCGACAGGctaataaaaatatattccaATGTGGCAATGCAAGCAGAAACCTGGGAGGACGACACTGTCGCTGAGTTTCCatccacctgtcaatcaaattcTTTCTGACGAAAAAGTGTgttttccatccaacggctttaaagcgaaTAAAAACCTGCTGTTTTGCAACAAAATTGgtatattgaattgatttgagacgcttgaaggtgtttccattcattttcgcactgaatcgcacaacaatCAAGCaaacttttgaaaataaagtttaaaatcCCGCCGTCTATCGACACATGATCAGTATTTCACATGTAATATCAGTGTTTATGTGCTAGCTGATAGCAACATGTCAAGCTATAACAAGAAAACAACGACACTATCAACACATTAacagattacatttgttttcgaTATCATAATATTGTCTGGATTTGTTGAGTGAGGTTGTATCATGTgctatattattctttattatttttagtgtgttagtactttttgcattgtcagttttgttggtgaatttatatatgatatgtttgtgagtaattttggttgtatttattgtcttttggatGTATTGTTTGGGATGtaatggggatcctttgaaataaacaaaataaacatcgCTATTAcaatgcagatgcaacttgtcttttgttgtccctccggcaccgctgtgAGACTCTTTTTGAGAcgtgtctcgctgtttgagggCCGTCCATTGACTTTGCAGGATGTCCCACGGCTCGCCCTAACCTTTGTTAGTTCGAGTTCCTAATAAATTAcattcaaaaagtctctcgtctcctcgtccgtccacttccagtgtctttgttgacacccgccatgtgtgcaaacataACATGACCTCTGAATGTATGCTATGACTTTCAAGCTTGCACTCCAACTGGACTGGACTCACAGAGCTCACACTGATGATCCCTTTCCTAATccgtttcttcttctctcccacCAGTCTGTTCTGCTCCTTTAACGGTGAACTTTCCTGAAAACAACACAGTGGGTGAAGTCGTCCAGACGATCGCAGTCGAACCAGGGGTGACCCTGGAGTTTAAACCTCCTGCAAACCCTGACAACCCTTTCCGTCTCGAAGGGAACAATCTGACAGCTGCAAGGGTGTTGGATTATGAGGTACTGTAGAACTAATGGTGTCAACCAGATCCAAACCTACGTCTCAGTTCTGAAGTCTGAAGTCTGAAACAAATACTTGACTGTTGAGCATAACATTTGTCTTGTTTACAGACTGCCAACACTCATGAAGTCAATATCATCTGCAAGGCTGCAGATTCCCAGGTAAATCGGTTTCCATACACTAAACATGATGCATTATACTGCACTAATTTcaccttttaatttttaactaaTGGTGCATTTAAAGCAGGAGCatttctaggatcagacctgcTATTTTGACCCTTGTCAGTGGTGTAGAAAATTGcgatttcttttttactttacccATGACTCACTGACTAGCGTTATAAGCTAACTAGCAGTTTGCGATAAAACGGGTCACATTTGATTAGTATGAAGACATTTCCCAGAGAACTGTCAAACACGTGTGTTATTAACCCGTAGCATCATTCTGCACCGATGTTGTTCTTCAACAGCTTTGTGAGAAGGTTGTACAGATTCTCGAGGAGCGTATTCAGGTTCTTGAGGACATCGCAAACAGTGTTCGAAGAGTTTATACGTATTCTTCAGATGGTTGAACAAGCTCTTGATGAGGTTCTCTGGGAACTTGAGAACGTTTTAAAGGTTCTTGATAAAGTTTCACAGATGCCTGAGGAACCTGCACAGGTTCTTGAACGGATCCACCAAGTGTTCTTTAGGTTCTTGAGGAGATAATTCATTGTGGCAGAGGTTATAAATGGTGCATGGGAAGGTCCTCCAGGGGCTTTACGTGTAACTCTAAGATACAGATCTAGATGTCAGAAAAGTTATACATCATTTTCAAGTTGTAGTAAACAAGCAACAATAGTATGAGATCAAAAGTGAAGAGTGCTCAAAGTTATGTCTCCTTGTTTCCAGCTGGAACTAATTATGATTGTAATTGTGGACAATCTGAATGATAACCCGCCCGTCTTTGATCAGAACACCTACCCTGTGAATGTCAATGAGGTAAGAAATACCTTTAAATATACAAGATTTATTGTTAAGACCTGACAAGGACTACATGTTGTTTTAATTGATTCCTTTTCCTCCATCCAAGTTTCTCATGAATTACAGTAGTATGCAAACCCCATGTTCTTATTTTTCAGTCACTAGTGTGCttccatctttcttttcttttgttttttggttgtcCAGTTTGATGTGAAAGATCCTGCCTGTAcataataacatacagtatcatAACATAATAACTGGTCTCCTTTTAATCCTTATCCTACACTTAACTACGTTCAAAAAGCTGTGACCTTGCTGTGCGCAACACACCTGAACCAATTaggccacatttaaataaacttgtaCGCCTTCAGCATCCCACGCTGGTCAACCAATGAAATGGCTCCAACATTCATCAACTAGAGCTTATTAATGCCCAtgattctatatatatatcatgtAAAAACATACTTTTGGCCCCGTAGagtatgaataaaaacattgtttgtttagTTAAGTCTTTTGATGATGGTAGCATCAGAGACGTTTCCAAACAACATCTAATTGAGGGTTGCTTCAGTGATTTGTTCAGTAAAAATATTCCTACCCGTAATTCGTGTTAATGTTGCATCCCACTTACTGTTTTTGTCCCAGCTGTCGCCTGTAGACACATCCGTGGGCCGCTTCCCTGCCACAGACTTAGACGGCCTCACAATCTACTACAAACTGACGCCTGAATCAGTAagaccttgtgtttgtttttcctcgTTGTTTGTCTTCCACCAAATTAGATGAGAAAGTAGTTTGATCTCAAGTACAGATATGATGACTCAAAGAAGGGGGGTGACTGCCAAAGAGGCCGATCtaaagagtttttttgtgtttgttttgtttgatttctgCAGAAAGGTTTTAAACTAAGATCGCCTACCAACCCGGATCTCCTCGTTGAGACGCCTCTCGACTACGACAAAGTCAAAAATGTCCAACTGATATTATTTGCTCAGGTGAGTGCTGCTCACTGCTGCTTCTAAACACTAATTTCCTTTTTcaatcttaattaaaaaaaaatgacttacattttcttcaaaagacAATGTAAGTCAtgtaaaaatcaaacatttacaatgtaaaaatcATGGGTAACACTAAAAACTAGCGTTCATGGGCAGGGCCTTCAatctctttaaaaatgaaagggTGGTTTATTCTTatgcagctttaaaaatgttcGGACCTGACAGACTCATGAGTCCCTCAACAGCTGAACCATGAGAGACTATTTTATTCCAGTTTCTCAGACATCGGTGGATCTACGTTGTACTGAGATAATcaggttgtgtgtttttttctttctctctaagGACACACCATTGGCACCGGCCAGTAGCAGAGCGTCATTCACTGCCAGCACCACCATCATGATCACCATCTTGGACGTGGACAACAGGCCGCCGTGGTTCCAGCCCTGCAACAAGCACGATGTCGGGGGGGCTGTGATCTGCCAGAGCGACGGCTACACCACCGCGGTAGTCTTAAACGAACAAGAGGTGAGACACTTTACCTGAAAAGTCCAAAGGAAAGTCAAGCGCTGATTGTGAACTGCCCGGGGACAACCGTAGATGGAGAGAAACAATGTGATGTTGGCTGAACGGCATAATTTGATCCATGAGACCATGAGACCATGAGACAATGAGCCAATCAGCGAGTCTGAAGTCGGAGAGTCTCCCGACGATTCTAGcggccttcaggctgaacagaaGTGACAGAAACCCTGTGATTCTCCTCAAACCCTTTCCATGCTGTTGCACTTGGTTAAACATATGAAAAGCAACAGAACTACTTGTGTGAAGGATGAAAACAAGAGAGCTTAAAGAGACAAACCCTTTCTTCCACACCTCCACACACCTGACAAAACACGTTAAGTAGCCTATGCATGATTGCTGGATTGTCAGTTTCAGACAGATATTATGGGTGCAGCCAAATCTGCCATCAGAGCAGAGGTTTCATTCAGACGCTGTGTGTAATTAGTTTGAAGCAGGCTGAAGCCTTAAAGCAGCCTCTGAAGGCCGCTGTGCTCGTGCTAAAGGACTACTTTCACTTCTGTGCCAGACACGAGACGATGATGAAGTGTTTTCTCCTCTGCAGACGGGAGTATTACCTCTGAAACCAGGACCGCTGTACGCCGTCGACGGAGACTCAGGGATAAATGAAGCACTGACGTACTCATTCTTGAATGGTAAGCATCGTATTGCAATAAACAACACTCCATAGTCCCCAGACATGTACATTGTTGATGATTGGCAGGTTGAAGCAGCtcagtgtgtctgtgctttAGGAGATGCTGGCGGTCTGTTTGCGATCAACCCAAACACGGGGAACATCACCATGCTGAAGCCGACCGATGTTTTGGGGACGATCAGTCTGACAGTGCTGGTAAAGACAAAACATTggcttgttttttatttgatttgttcaAATGATGGTGTCTCcatatttttttcccagagCCATACACAACCACTGAAGACTTTAACATCATGTCGTCCTTAGTCTTATTTCTGGAAGTTTGGAAGGTTTTATAATGACATGAAAAGGAGATTACAGCACCAAatattaattgattagttgtcaactactaatttaatcagcaactattttgtTAAACCATTATTCAGTTTGAGTAATTTTAAATTCTCCAATTCCAGCTTTTCTAAGgtaaatattttctagtttcttctctcctctgtgagagcaatctgaatatctttgagttgtgaacaaaacaagacatttgaggacgtcatcttgggctttgggaaacactgatcaacatcccccccccccccccccccccatcattttctgacatactTAATTTGGGATTGCTTTTTCACATGAAGTTCAGTAGTAAGTGCACACTTGGAAgtttgaagaaacaaaacatccaattaaataaatacatacgtTAGTCATTCATTGAAAGATTTACAGAAGTTCAGAGATGTGTTAGTTAGGTGGAGTTGGACGTCTGTCTTAAACAGGCTATTTCTAAAACTGTGGTTACAGTCCTGCTTGTCTCTCCCAGGCTGCTCAGAGGACGAATAGTTATCAGTTTGCCACCACCAGCGTCACAGTCAATGTGCAGGTGAAGAGTCTCCACCCTCCGAAGTTTCAAAGTCCTCAGTATGAAGGTGTCATCACCGCAGTGGGCATCATGGCAATGGACCCAAACAACAAGGACCAGCCGCTGCGGATCCTTGCCACGGATGATGACTACACCGCCACTGGGGTAAAGCTCTGAGTCCAGACTCTGTACACTTCTACCAGCTCAATATGGGTTCCCATGTACCTGTTTTATCTttgcattttcaattttcaattttgtgtaTAAAATAAGTGAAAACCTTGGGTAAGATAGAAAAGTTGTAGTGTCGTTAAAAGTCAAATAAGACCACAAATGATCCATGTTAGTCTATATCGTCTGAATTCTATTGTCTATATTGGATTGTTCAGGTGCAGCAGGAAATTCCTTCAGATGTCTTTTAGGACGTTTGTCTTTAACCTTccgtttttttgtgttgtaactTTAAACTTTGGTGGGtttctgaggaccatggttgacagctcctcagatctctgcagggtaaatccagacagctagctagactatctgtccaaactttttaacgtacacgttccaccaaaacaagttccttcctgaggttGTCTTGCAGCAGCACAGTGGCTCCGTCTGGTGCTTAGCAGCGCCCAAGAAGATTGTTATTGGTTTGAAGatatgccaataaaccagatcaggtttttctcccatacaggaatactgtgtggactagccggaccttcctacgcagcgctgtggaggaaggtctggcaatgcaggaCTAGATCCATGTGAACCTTCCtcacaaaaaatacatgaaacaaatagaaatctccatcttctttttcacaccaatttcatttgtttgagaTTTGAGCAAAGACTCGCTATGACTAAAAGTTGTGTATTACACGCCTCGCCAATAGTATGAAATGCTACACACTTCCATAACTTTCCAGCCAACCACACAACGTTCACTACACTTTTCAATCCAACCCACACCTCATtcaggagacaggaagtgtgcaCAGTTTAAATCCATTGGCACGGCTTGAAAACTGCAATCTTTAGCCATGGGGTATCTTTGCTGGAGTTCTTTTAAAGACGCTATCTCGTTGTCGTCTTCTTCTGTAATTGTGTTTAGGGTTTTTTCATACAGTTTTTGGTAAATTTTTATGGCAACTTGACTTCAGACATCGAGTTGTTAGAAGAGAAAATTTCTAATTTATTGGGAAACATTACGTGCTTTCGTATTTTCTCtgaatacatttgcaaatgttaaaGATTTATGGTTTTCAAATGGAAATTTCAGATGTAGGCAGTGATTTAAAGGTGTGGAGCAGACTATTTTGCATCACATTTTTTAGTAAACACTCTTAATTCCATAAATACCTCATGGGCTATTGTTACCCTGAATATTCATTGTGTCACGTTTGAGTGTTTGATGACTGAGGCAGTCTTTTACATCTGCCTGATGCAAGTCACAAACCTGATCCTTTCTGTCCAAAAAGGGTCTTAATCCCCACATCACTTACTACGTTGATGGGAACAGTGATTTCTCCATTATTGACGGCTATCTGTTCATGACAAAGGATCTCCCAGAGGCCACATTATCTCTGCAAGTGAGTTTAACAAACCTATAGTCAAAGTTTTAAGTGACTAATTCATTGGTAATCTTCCTCTTAAGCGCTCAACTTTAACTTCCTACTTCCAGGTGGTGGCGATGGACACGTCTAACGATGAATCGGCTACAGCTCGGCTCTCAGTGGAGGTGACATCAGGTAGGATTGCTAAATATTGAAAAGTAGTCAACAAAACCAGTCTGGCTCTGCTTCATCTTTGGCTCAAAACGATGATCCACCAATGTACTGCATGACCCTAAATACATGCCAACATGAGTGTCAGAATGAAGAGCTTTTAGTAA contains:
- the cdhr5b gene encoding cadherin-related family member 5 isoform X2 — protein: MSPCFQLELIMIVIVDNLNDNPPVFDQNTYPVNVNELSPVDTSVGRFPATDLDGLTIYYKLTPESKGFKLRSPTNPDLLVETPLDYDKVKNVQLILFAQDTPLAPASSRASFTASTTIMITILDVDNRPPWFQPCNKHDVGGAVICQSDGYTTAVVLNEQETGVLPLKPGPLYAVDGDSGINEALTYSFLNGDAGGLFAINPNTGNITMLKPTDVLGTISLTVLAAQRTNSYQFATTSVTVNVQVKSLHPPKFQSPQYEGVITAVGIMAMDPNNKDQPLRILATDDDYTATGGLNPHITYYVDGNSDFSIIDGYLFMTKDLPEATLSLQVVAMDTSNDESATARLSVEVTSGGYGVVDMAALGATLGVLLFVCLVVIVVLAVRIHRGKADWKKIYEASMFQSNLGQGSGGQKEGIQYTNEAFQDDEDGGSTSSGSPARESDEAIAKSSVPLHALLRDDTSHDGSDNTDSEKEVKPILTKERRVDDGYKSVWFKEDIDPNAKEEVVIIPDSREEDSEDDDDDEQSSTDREDNGDGIQRIKTPNVVFNDADLDSGLGVKMEDPAEDSEDDDVLTSDL
- the cdhr5b gene encoding cadherin-related family member 5 isoform X1, coding for MSPCFQLELIMIVIVDNLNDNPPVFDQNTYPVNVNELSPVDTSVGRFPATDLDGLTIYYKLTPESKGFKLRSPTNPDLLVETPLDYDKVKNVQLILFAQDTPLAPASSRASFTASTTIMITILDVDNRPPWFQPCNKHDVGGAVICQSDGYTTAVVLNEQETGVLPLKPGPLYAVDGDSGINEALTYSFLNGDAGGLFAINPNTGNITMLKPTDVLGTISLTVLAAQRTNSYQFATTSVTVNVQVKSLHPPKFQSPQYEGVITAVGIMAMDPNNKDQPLRILATDDDYTATGGLNPHITYYVDGNSDFSIIDGYLFMTKDLPEATLSLQVVAMDTSNDESATARLSVEVTSGLTTTSLPESTTDITVTTSTGESTTDFGTTSIVSTTDPSMTSEGSVSTTDPSLTSEGSVSITDPSLTSESIVSTTDPSLTSEGSVSTAHPGGYGVVDMAALGATLGVLLFVCLVVIVVLAVRIHRGKADWKKIYEASMFQSNLGQGSGGQKEGIQYTNEAFQDDEDGGSTSSGSPARESDEAIAKSSVPLHALLRDDTSHDGSDNTDSEKEVKPILTKERRVDDGYKSVWFKEDIDPNAKEEVVIIPDSREEDSEDDDDDEQSSTDREDNGDGIQRIKTPNVVFNDADLDSGLGVKMEDPAEDSEDDDVLTSDL